A portion of the Streptomyces sp. NBC_01335 genome contains these proteins:
- a CDS encoding 4'-phosphopantetheinyl transferase family protein: MVSTPAKARPWTPGDRPPGPSALDGAGPLLWSVRPWDQDPSAFSLPVVLDEEEQRRCAAFRRPQDRAMYMASHTALRVLLGGVLELPPTRVTMVRLACPGCGALHGRPAVAGPAGERVHFSLSHTDGLAVVALAARPVGVDVERPPSERTTADVAKSLHPSEQAELARMAAPDRPAAFARCWTRKEAYLKGTGEGLAGEALGGTYLGTGPSPAAPPAGWALTDVEVPAGFTAACAVAV, from the coding sequence GTGGTGAGTACGCCGGCGAAGGCGCGGCCCTGGACACCGGGAGACCGGCCTCCGGGGCCGTCCGCGCTGGACGGCGCCGGCCCGCTGCTGTGGTCCGTACGTCCCTGGGACCAGGACCCCTCGGCCTTCTCCCTTCCCGTCGTTCTCGACGAGGAGGAGCAGCGCCGTTGCGCGGCGTTCCGGCGCCCCCAGGACCGGGCGATGTACATGGCCTCGCACACGGCGTTGCGGGTACTGCTGGGCGGAGTCCTGGAGCTCCCGCCCACCCGGGTGACGATGGTCCGGCTGGCGTGCCCGGGGTGCGGCGCCCTTCACGGCCGGCCTGCGGTCGCGGGGCCCGCCGGTGAGCGGGTGCACTTCTCGCTGTCGCACACGGACGGCCTGGCGGTGGTGGCGCTGGCCGCCCGGCCGGTCGGGGTGGACGTCGAGCGGCCACCTTCGGAGAGGACGACCGCGGACGTCGCGAAGTCCCTGCACCCTTCCGAGCAGGCGGAGTTGGCGCGCATGGCGGCGCCGGACCGGCCGGCCGCCTTCGCCCGCTGCTGGACCCGCAAGGAGGCGTACCTCAAGGGCACCGGCGAGGGGCTCGCCGGCGAGGCACTGGGGGGCACCTACCTGGGTACCGGCCCCTCCCCGGCAGCGCCTCCGGCCGGCTGGGCCCTCACCGACGTCGAGGTGCCGGCCGGTTTCACCGCGGCGTGCGCGGTGGCGGTGTGA
- the fes gene encoding enterochelin esterase yields the protein MFASAPPEGAPLHPPRTARPDAVPFLAAPGVELPGPEGVEEFWARMRERGTPLIAPDPQGSPEHAAVTFLWRGTEATRAVQVMPNKLGDPRAPEANLMARHPGTDIWHWTLRLRRDWRGTYDFHVDEGDGPEAEGPGYWQWLRTRRHSDPFNSRLLPRRWGGEAVSWAETGELPSDSDWESRPGTPQGRVTEHGVPSGHLQEERRVWLYEPPAPAGGSTGPAELPVLVVLDGEHWQPKLGLANLLDNLVADGRIPPTAAILVDSVDSGSRWRDLACRPAHAAFLTEELLPWVARRLPLTDDPARTVIAGQSLGGLSATYTALTAPHRFGNALVQSASYWWPNGPEPEWLTGRIAAAPRRPVRFRLSFGEQEWVALPAARRLRDTLEEAGYDYHYREFNGGHDYLWWRTEMAEGLTGLLGRV from the coding sequence ATGTTCGCGTCCGCACCGCCCGAAGGGGCTCCCCTCCATCCGCCCAGGACGGCCCGCCCCGACGCGGTTCCGTTTCTTGCCGCGCCCGGCGTCGAACTGCCGGGACCGGAAGGGGTCGAGGAGTTCTGGGCGCGGATGCGCGAGCGGGGTACGCCGCTGATCGCCCCCGATCCGCAGGGCAGTCCCGAACACGCGGCCGTCACCTTCCTCTGGCGCGGTACCGAAGCGACCCGGGCGGTCCAGGTGATGCCCAACAAGCTCGGCGACCCGCGCGCGCCCGAGGCCAACCTGATGGCGCGTCATCCGGGCACGGACATCTGGCACTGGACGCTCCGGCTGCGCCGCGACTGGCGCGGCACCTACGACTTCCACGTGGACGAGGGTGACGGCCCCGAGGCCGAAGGGCCGGGCTACTGGCAATGGCTGCGGACGCGGCGTCACTCCGACCCGTTCAACTCCCGCCTCCTGCCGCGTCGCTGGGGTGGCGAAGCGGTGTCCTGGGCGGAGACCGGGGAGCTCCCGTCCGACTCGGACTGGGAGTCTCGCCCCGGTACGCCCCAGGGCAGGGTGACCGAGCACGGCGTCCCCAGCGGGCACCTGCAAGAGGAACGCCGGGTCTGGTTGTACGAACCGCCCGCACCGGCCGGCGGCTCCACCGGGCCGGCCGAACTCCCCGTACTGGTCGTGCTGGACGGCGAACACTGGCAGCCGAAGCTGGGACTCGCGAACCTGCTCGACAACCTCGTCGCGGACGGCCGGATACCGCCGACGGCCGCGATCCTGGTGGACTCGGTGGACTCCGGCTCCCGTTGGCGGGACCTCGCCTGCCGCCCCGCCCACGCGGCTTTTCTGACCGAGGAGTTGCTCCCGTGGGTCGCCCGGAGGCTGCCGCTCACGGACGATCCGGCGCGCACCGTGATCGCCGGGCAGAGCCTGGGCGGTCTGTCCGCGACGTACACGGCGCTGACGGCCCCGCACCGCTTCGGCAACGCCTTGGTCCAGTCAGCCTCCTACTGGTGGCCGAACGGGCCGGAGCCGGAGTGGCTGACCGGCCGGATCGCCGCCGCCCCGCGCCGCCCGGTACGGTTCCGGCTCTCCTTCGGCGAGCAGGAATGGGTGGCGCTCCCCGCCGCACGGCGGCTGCGCGACACCCTCGAAGAAGCCGGATACGACTACCACTACCGCGAGTTCAACGGCGGTCACGACTACCTGTGGTGGCGCACGGAGATGGCGGAGGGGCTGACCGGGCTGCTGGGCCGTGTCTGA